In the Vicinamibacteria bacterium genome, TCGGAACCTCCGAAGGCTACGTTATCACTGCGTTTGCGTTTCGTGAAAGAGGCTCATATCCTCGCGACGGAGGGCTGGCAACGATGCATCTCGACAAAGTCATCCGAGGCGGCACCCTAGTGACCGCCGACGACACGTACAAAGCCGATATCGGAATCGCGGGAGAACGGATCGCCGCCATCGGTCTCGCGCTCGAAAGCCCGGAGACCATCGATGCCTCGGGAAAGCTCGTGATGCCGGGCGGGCTCGACGTCCACACGCATCTCGACATGCCCTTCGGTGGCACCGTGACCGCCGACGACTGGGTGAGCGGGACCACCGCGGCCGCCTGTGGCGGCACGACGACTCTCATCGACTTCGCGATCCAGGACTTCGGACGATCGCTTCACGACGGAGTGGACGCCTGGCGGAAGCGTTCCGAGGACAAGGCGGCCATCGACTATTCGTTTCATACGATCGTGCGCGAGCTCGAGCCCTCGCACCTCGAGGAGATGGACGCTCTCGTGAAGGAGGGCATCACGAGCTTCAAGCTCTTCATGGCCTATCCCGGCGTCTTCATGGTCGACGACGCGACGATCTTCGAGGCGATGCTGCGCACGCGGGAGAACGGCGGATTGATCTGCATGCACGCCGAGAACGGCGGCGTGATCGACACCCTCGTGAAACGAGCGCTCGCGGAAGGCCATACCGAGCCCAAGTGGCACGCTCTCACGCGTCCCATGAGCGCCGAGGCGGAGGCGACGCGGAGAGCGATCGCGCTGGCGGAGATGGCCGGAGTTCCGGTGTACATCGTTCACCTATCCGCCGGCGACGCGATGGAAGAGGTCCGCCGTGCGAGAGAGCGCGGACTTCCGGTTTTCGCCGAGACCTGCCCGCAATATCTGTTCTTGTCGTACGAGGACTACGAGCGGCCCGGTTTCGAAGGGGCCAAGTACGTAATGTCCCCACCGCTCCGGCCCCGAGGCAACGAGGAGAGACTCTGGAACGGGCTTCGCACCGACGCCCTCCAGGCGGTATCGACGGATCACTGCAGCTTCTGCATGAAGGAGCAGAAGGAGCTGGGAAGGAACGATTTCAGCAAGATCCCCAACGGCGCACCGGGGATCGAGAATCGAATGATGCTCCTCTATGATGGTGGGGTAAATGGCGGGCGCATCAGCGCCAATCGCTTCGTCGAGCTCGTCTCGACCCGCCCCGCAAAGATCTTCGGGCTCTACCCCCGCAAGGGCTCCATCACCGTGGGAGCCGACGCCGACCTTTTGCTCTGGGACCCGAAGCGGAAGTGGACCATCAGTGCGAGCACGCACCGGATGAAGGTGGACTACAACGCGTACGAGGGACGAGAAGTCACCGGCCTTCCGGACACGGTGCTCCTTCGGGGCCAGGTGATCGTTCGCGACCAAAAGTACGTCGGGAACGTGAAGCAGGGACGGTTCGTCGCCCGCGAGCCCGGCACGGCACGCACTGTGGAGGGTTGAGAACTCCTGCCGTCGAGATGAGGGCGCGCGCCAAGAATCAAACGAGCTCGCGCCAGTCGTCCGGGTGCGACAGAAATTCTCCTAGCGCTCGTGGACTGGGAAGCTCCCACTGATCCACGCTCTTTTCATCGAGAGGATAGAGCTCGATGATGTGCTCGAGCCCTCGACGGACCAGCTCGGCGAGGGATATCTCGTGCCGCTTGGCGATCCTCTTGGCGCGCTCATAGAGAGCGTCCGGCAATTGGATCTGCGTACGAGTCATTCGAAAATAATGCCGCTACAT is a window encoding:
- the hydA gene encoding dihydropyrimidinase, with the translated sequence MHLDKVIRGGTLVTADDTYKADIGIAGERIAAIGLALESPETIDASGKLVMPGGLDVHTHLDMPFGGTVTADDWVSGTTAAACGGTTTLIDFAIQDFGRSLHDGVDAWRKRSEDKAAIDYSFHTIVRELEPSHLEEMDALVKEGITSFKLFMAYPGVFMVDDATIFEAMLRTRENGGLICMHAENGGVIDTLVKRALAEGHTEPKWHALTRPMSAEAEATRRAIALAEMAGVPVYIVHLSAGDAMEEVRRARERGLPVFAETCPQYLFLSYEDYERPGFEGAKYVMSPPLRPRGNEERLWNGLRTDALQAVSTDHCSFCMKEQKELGRNDFSKIPNGAPGIENRMMLLYDGGVNGGRISANRFVELVSTRPAKIFGLYPRKGSITVGADADLLLWDPKRKWTISASTHRMKVDYNAYEGREVTGLPDTVLLRGQVIVRDQKYVGNVKQGRFVAREPGTARTVEG
- a CDS encoding antitoxin — protein: MTRTQIQLPDALYERAKRIAKRHEISLAELVRRGLEHIIELYPLDEKSVDQWELPSPRALGEFLSHPDDWRELV